ATCATGATTCTAGAATGTTTTAATGCAGATCTCTTATTTTTCACACCTGCACAAAGTAAAACAGCAGCCATAGATGCCGCCATTCCAGTACAAATAGTAGCTACATCAGGTTCTACAATTTGCATTGTATCGTATATTCCTAATCCTGCATAAACATCTCCTCCTGGAGAATTAATATAAATTTGTATATCTTTTATAGAATCTACAGATTGTAAAAATAATAATTGAGCTTGTACAATATTAGCTATTTGATCTTCTATAGGAGTTCCTAAAAAAATAACTCTATCCATCATTAAACGAGAAAAAACATCCATTTGAGCAACATTTAATTTTCTTTCTTCAACGATATAAGGTGTCATTGATTGAATATATTTATTTATCGTTAAACTGTTAATTTTTTTATGCTTAGTTGCATATAATATAAATTCTTCTGAATTATTTTTATAGTACATTTCTTTATATGTAAATATTTTATTAAAGTTACTTAATAATTAATATCCATTTAATATGCAAAATTTTATAAAAAAATTAACACACGCATAAAAAAAAATATAGAAATTAGAAACTTTTAATTTTTAATTTTGTATTTAATTTGTATAAAAGATTAGCAAAACAAACAATTATTTATTCCATTGGATCAATTTTACCTAAAATTATTAATTATGCTTTTTTAAAATTTTTTACTATTTCTTTGAAAAAAGAAGAGTTTTCTCTTTATACAGATATGTATTCTTTATCTTTTATAGTTATCGGGTTTATTTCTTTTGGATTAGAAAATACTTATTTTAGATTTTTATATAAAAAAAATTATAATCAAGAAACTGTATTTTCAACAGGTGTTATAATTCAATTATTTATTACATCTTTTTTTTTAATTATTTCTATTCATTCAATTAAATATTTAATTTCTATTGCTGGATATCATAATCATCCAGAATATTTTTTTATGTTTTTTTTTATTATATTTTTGGATACAGTTTGCATCCTTCCTATGGCTTGGCTTCGTGCAAATGAAAAACCATTAAAATATACTATTATAAATTTAATAAAAATATTAATACAATCATTTTTAACAATTTATATGTTTTTTTATTCTAATAATTTTTTTATAAAAAAAACTTATTTTTTTTTTATTTTTGAATGGATAAATTCTTATACAGATAGAACTGGTTATATTTTTTTTGCAAATATGATATCATCTTTAAGTAATTTATTTTTAGTATTTCCTATTTTTTTTAAAAAAGTAATTATTAGAAAATTTGATAAAATTCTTGCTAAAAAAATGTTAAAATATGGTATTCCTATTATGTTTGGAACTATTGCTTTTTCTATTAATGAAAATCTTGATAAAATTTTGATTAAAAGATGGGTATCTGATGAAATTAATGGATCTTATTCTGCTTGTTATAAGATAGCTTCTTTTATGAGTTTATATATAAGAATTTTTCGTTTAGGAATTGAACCTTTTTTTTTTAAAAAATCTGGTGATTCTAATGCAAAATATTATTATGAAGAAATAAATTATATATTTATTCTTTTTGGATTAATTTTTTATGTATTAATATGTGGAAATATTCCTATTTTTATAGGATTTTTTATTGATCAAAAATATCATTTTGCCATGTCTATTATCCCTATAATAATGATGGCAAATTTATTTTTAGGAATTTATACAAATTTATCTATTTTTTATAAAATAATAGACAAACCTATTATTGGTACTTATATATCTTTAATAGGAGTATTAATTACTTTTTTATTTAATATAATTTTTATTTTTCTTCCTTATAAGAATAATAATTTTATAATTCCTGCTTGGGGTACTTTTGTTTCATATGGATCTATGTTAATTATTTTATATTTTTGGGGTAAAACAATTTTTTTTCAATTTTTTAAAAAAAAAATAAATGTTATAATTCATTTTTTATTTGCAATTTTATTAGTATTTATAATAAATAATCAAAAAAAAATAATATTTAGTTTTATTTTTCAATTTATTTATTTAATAATTATTTTTTTATTGGAAAAAAAAATATTTATTAATTTCATTAAAAAATAAATAATAAAATAAATTTTGTATAACAAAAATAAAAATGGATATCAATTAATTTTAATTGCTAATATAGAAAAATCTATTTCTATTAAATTTTTAGAAAGAAAATTGATATCAACAGGTATTTTTATTCAATTTTATCCAAAAATGATTTATAATTTTTGGATAAAAAAAAAATTAATAGAAGCTATTTGTATTATTCATCTTACACAAGAGAAAAAAAATAAAACTAATTTATTTTTATATAAAGAAATTAAAATTCTTATAATAAACGTTTTATTTAAAACTATAAAAATTCAATCCAATGAAAAATTAGTTATATTAAATATATTTCAAGAAAAAAATAAAATAAAATGGGAAAAATGTATTTTTTTAAATACTAGCATAAGAGGAAATAATAGTTTTGGAAGTACTGGAATATAAAAATATAAAAAAAATAATTAAAATATATAAAATGTGATTATGAAAATTATAATTCCTATGGCTGGAAAAGGATTTCGTTTGTATCCGCATACTTTATGTACACCAAAACCATTAATATATATTGCAGGAAAAACAATTTTAAAAAGATTAATAGAAAGTTTATATAAATTTATAAAAAATTTTTCCGTTCAAGAAATTATTTTTATTATAGGAAATTATGGAGAAAATAAAAATATTGAAAATAAATTAATAAAATTAGCTAATAATTTTGAAATTAAACCTATTATATATTATCAACCTATTCCACTTGGAACAGCTGATGCTTTATTAAAGGCTAAAAATTCATTAAATGGAGAACCAGTAATGATTGTTTTTTCCGATACTTTATTTTATAATACTTCTTTAGAAAAGGAAATTATTAATAATGTAGATAATATCATATGGACAAAAAAAGTAAAAAATCCTCATTTATTTGGAGTAGTAAAATGTGATTGTTATGGAAATATTACTCATTTTATAGAAAAACCAAAAAATTATGTTTCCAATTTAGCCATTATAGGTATTTATTATTTTAAAAATAGTCTTTTATTAAAAAAAGAATTAAAATCTATGTCATATGATAATAAATATAAAAATGAAAAGGAATATCAATTAACATCTGTTTTAGAAAATATGAGAAAAAAAGGAGAAAAATTTACTAGTAAACAAGTTCAAATTTGGATGGATTTTGGAAATAAAAAAAGAACTATTTCTTCTAATTCTAAAATATTATCTATTGAATATAATAATATTCCATTAATTCATAAACAAGTTTTTATAAAAAACAGTTTAATTATAGAACCATGTTCTATTGATAAAAATACAAGTATTGAAAATAGTATAATAGGTCCTAATGTTTCAATAGGAAAAAATACAAAAATTAAAAATAGTAATATAAGAATATCTTTAATTCAGAATTATACAAAAATTCAATATGCAAATTTTCATAATTCTATGATAGGAAATCATACTTCTTATATTGGAAAAACAAAAGAAGTTAGTTT
The sequence above is a segment of the Blattabacterium cuenoti genome. Coding sequences within it:
- the clpP gene encoding ATP-dependent Clp endopeptidase proteolytic subunit ClpP; protein product: MYYKNNSEEFILYATKHKKINSLTINKYIQSMTPYIVEERKLNVAQMDVFSRLMMDRVIFLGTPIEDQIANIVQAQLLFLQSVDSIKDIQIYINSPGGDVYAGLGIYDTMQIVEPDVATICTGMAASMAAVLLCAGVKNKRSALKHSRIMIHQPIGGTQGQASDIEITVREIVKLKKELYEIISKHSGVSMEKIEKDSDRDYWMTSKEAKEYGMIDEILEGKK
- a CDS encoding lipopolysaccharide biosynthesis protein, with translation MYKRLAKQTIIYSIGSILPKIINYAFLKFFTISLKKEEFSLYTDMYSLSFIVIGFISFGLENTYFRFLYKKNYNQETVFSTGVIIQLFITSFFLIISIHSIKYLISIAGYHNHPEYFFMFFFIIFLDTVCILPMAWLRANEKPLKYTIINLIKILIQSFLTIYMFFYSNNFFIKKTYFFFIFEWINSYTDRTGYIFFANMISSLSNLFLVFPIFFKKVIIRKFDKILAKKMLKYGIPIMFGTIAFSINENLDKILIKRWVSDEINGSYSACYKIASFMSLYIRIFRLGIEPFFFKKSGDSNAKYYYEEINYIFILFGLIFYVLICGNIPIFIGFFIDQKYHFAMSIIPIIMMANLFLGIYTNLSIFYKIIDKPIIGTYISLIGVLITFLFNIIFIFLPYKNNNFIIPAWGTFVSYGSMLIILYFWGKTIFFQFFKKKINVIIHFLFAILLVFIINNQKKIIFSFIFQFIYLIIIFLLEKKIFINFIKK
- a CDS encoding dUTP diphosphatase — translated: MYNKNKNGYQLILIANIEKSISIKFLERKLISTGIFIQFYPKMIYNFWIKKKLIEAICIIHLTQEKKNKTNLFLYKEIKILIINVLFKTIKIQSNEKLVILNIFQEKNKIKWEKCIFLNTSIRGNNSFGSTGI
- a CDS encoding sugar phosphate nucleotidyltransferase, whose amino-acid sequence is MKIIIPMAGKGFRLYPHTLCTPKPLIYIAGKTILKRLIESLYKFIKNFSVQEIIFIIGNYGENKNIENKLIKLANNFEIKPIIYYQPIPLGTADALLKAKNSLNGEPVMIVFSDTLFYNTSLEKEIINNVDNIIWTKKVKNPHLFGVVKCDCYGNITHFIEKPKNYVSNLAIIGIYYFKNSLLLKKELKSMSYDNKYKNEKEYQLTSVLENMRKKGEKFTSKQVQIWMDFGNKKRTISSNSKILSIEYNNIPLIHKQVFIKNSLIIEPCSIDKNTSIENSIIGPNVSIGKNTKIKNSNIRISLIQNYTKIQYANFHNSMIGNHTSYIGKTKEVSLGDYSIFS